Genomic window (Spirosoma sp. KCTC 42546):
CCAAGTCGGCTCAACGGAACAATGTGGCAAAAGATTTGCACAAGATTAATGTACCCACGCTGCTGGTTTGGGGTCTAAACGATACAATCACACCGGCAGAAGTAGGCCACGAGTTTAATCGACTCATTGCCAATTCGGAGCTTTACTTTATTGATAAATGCTGCCATGCACCCATGATGGAGTGCCCCGACCGGTTTAATGAATTACTGGATAGCTGGCTCGCCCGACATCTGGTTGGTGAGTTGGTGGAGTAAGTTAGTAAGTGGAGTTAGTGAAATGAGTTCGTTGTGGAGTTAGTGAAGTTGAGAATAGGTGAATTACGAGTTAAAACCCACTTAACTCACTACACTAACTGCACTTATTTCACCTACTCCACCAACTAACCCAATAAGATTTGGAAACTATGGAGGAATTTCCGTAGTTTTCTGGTGAACAGATTTCTGTTTTATTTACTACACGTTATTACCTATGCTGGCTGCCGAACTAATAGACCCAATGCTTCCGGCTCTGAAGCCAACCGACTCGGTCGGGCAGGCACTGGACTGGATGCAGGAACACCGCGTCGGGCAACTCGTGCTGACTGATCAGGGCGATTACCGGGGTATAGTGAGCGAAGAACTGCTCCTGGATGTTGCCGACGATGAGCGCACAATCGGTAATGTGATGCGTCTGTTTGAGCAAACTTATGTTCAGGAAGACCAGCACTTATTTGAGGTACTCGGACTGGTGGTTCGGCATCAGATGGAAGTGGTTGCCGTGCTGAATGAAGGACAGGAATTTATTGGTACTATTGCTGTTAGTGAATTGCTCAAGCAATTTGCCCAGGAATTGGGTGTACAGGATGTGGGTGCCATTTTGATTCTGAATATGAACGAGCGTGATTATTCATTGACGGAGATCAGCCGACTTATCGAATCCAACAATGTTAAAGTCATTAGCAGTTATTTTTCCAGTGCTGCCTATGGCATGCCCGATCGCTCCCGGCTAACACTTAAACTCAATCGACGGGATATCTCGCCCGTTATTTCAACCCTTGAACGCTTCGGTTACCAAATTGAAGCTGCTTTTGCCAATGCTCCTGTCGAAAGTATCGATCAGGAACGGCTCGATTCGCTACTTCGTTACCTTAACACCTAGTTTTGAGGTTTACAGTTTACGGTTTACGGTTGGCTGTCGCACCGTTGTTCATGCGACAGCCAACCGTAAACTGTAAACTGTAAACCGTAAACTTCTTCTTATGAAAATCGCCATTCACGGGCGCAACTTTCCCGAATCGGCCCGGCCTTACATCCAGTCCATGTTCGAGGAACTGGCCAGACGGCAAGCCGAACTGATTATCTCGCAAGGCTATCGAGAGTTCCTGGATAATGCGGGTGTTGCCCATTATAGTCAGGCTACCTATACGGTCGAGGAAGGAGTTACAGATGCTGATTTTATATTCAGTCTGGGGGGCGATGGCACACTGCTCGATGCCGTGACACATGTGGGTCCCCGGGAAATTCCAATTATTGGTATCAACATTGGCCGACTGGGTTTTCTGGCAACGGTTGCGCCTGCCTCCGTTCGGCTCATGATTGATGCGCTGTTCAATGATCAGTATAGTATTGATGAACGAACATTGGTAAGCGTTCGGTCGAGCCAGGACATTTTTGGAAGTCTGCCCTTTGGCCTGAACGACTTTACGATTACCCGTACACAAACCTCGTCAATGATTACGGTGCATGCCTACCTTGACGGCGAATTCCTGAACTCATACTGGGCCGATGGATTGATCGTGTCCACGCCATCGGGTTCTACGGGCTATTCACTGAGTTGTGGGGGACCGGTTTTATTACCGCATACGGGTAGCCTGATTATTACACCCATTAGCCCGCATAACCTGAACGTTCGGCCAATGATAGTGATGGACACTTGCCAGTTTACGTTTGAGGTTGAAAGCCGGAGTGGTAACTTCCTTGCCGCACTGGATTCCCGCTCGTTTACCGTTGATACCTCCGTTCGGATCAGCCTTCAGAAAGAAACATTTAAGGCGCGGTTAGTTAAACTTAGCGACGATAACTTCCTGAACACGTTGCGTAGTAAACTTAATTGGGGTTGGGATATCCGTAATTAACGAACCAATACCGGAGATTGTATACAGTCTGCTTTAGTTTTCTCAAATTCTCTCCATTTCCCATTTGTGGCATAATTTTTACGGTATACTGCCAATAAAAGCGTCAATCCGGCCGTTTCGGAATTGGTTGGCTTATGAGCTCAATCGGGGTTGATTCACCTATTTAAAGAGTATGAATAACTACAAGCAGTTGGTAATAAGCGCTGCGGCAGTTTGGTTGCTGACAGGTTTACTTACAGAAAGCTGGGCACAGCGACGACCAAACACGCATTTCGTTCCGTATTCGTCGGTTACTTTTGGTGGAGGAACATCTACCTATTTTGGTGATCTGGCAGGCTATAGTCATCCGTTTAAATCATTATTTACGCTACCTCGCTGGAATCTGGGCATTGGGTATACGCGCCAGTTTACGCCCAATTTTGCGGCCCGGGCTACGTTTACCTGGGCTCGGATTACGGGTGATGACTATACATTCGGCAAAAGTGATCCGAATAAATTTGCTGCTCAGTATGCTCGAAACCTGCACTTCCGAAATGATTTAAAAGAGTTCGCGGTTACGGGGATTTATAATTTTATTGAGGATGGACGTAACTCAAGCGTTCGGGCAAAATTTACCCCCTACGTGTTTGGCGGTTTGGCCTTAGTGGCGCACAGCCCAGAAGCCCGAACACCTACCGCCAGTGATACCAGTAACCAATATGGCGCACGTACGTGGGTAAAACTCCAGCCATTGCATACAGAAGGGCAGGGGCAACCTGGCTATCAAAAGCCGTATTCGCTTGTAACCCTGGCCATTCCAGTTGGCATTGGCGCCCGATACAGACTTAATGAGAACTTTAATCTCGGTGTTGAAATAGGGTATCGGTATACATTTACCGACTACCTTGACGATGTGGGCGGACCTTATGCCTCTCCTGACGCCTTACAAGGCCTGGCAAAAACAATGTCAGATCGACGACTTGAGCCTGATGCCTCCCGTGTTAATGTTACGCGTAACCCGAGTGTGCAGGATTTCCGGCAGACGAACCCCGACCAATTTACCACGACTGCCATGCGTGGAGCCGATGGAATTTTTAATGATGGTTATTTACTGACTACCTTTTCAATTCAGTATATTATCCCCATAAAAATCAAGTGCCCACCTACCAAGTAAACTGTAGACAGAAAACATATAGGTTACTGTCATCGAATTTATGCATCGATACCGAATGAATATAGCCCGGCTGATTGTAGCTGGGCTTTTTATCAGTCTTAGCACGCAAGCGCAAAAAATTGAACTTGGAGCCACGTTAGGCGGAATGCTTTGCAAAGGCGATGTGAATCCGGCCTTGAACCCCCGGTTGATTAGTCCGGCTATTGGTGGTTTTTTTCGGTATAACGCAACCCGATCCTTTTCCATGCGGGCAGGCGGCTCTATTGGCTCTTTCCGGGGTGAAGACCGTTTCAGTAGCGATCCTCTTCACCTGGCTCGTGACTACTCTTATAAGACCAGTATTCAGGAATTATACATTGATTTTGAATACAATTTCCTGAATTACAAACCTCTGCCTAAAGCTAAAAACTGGACTCCGTACATATTTGGTGGAATAGGCTTATGTAGATTCAATAATGATGTTATTCGGGCAGGGGGCGTTGTTACGTACCCACTTGGTATAGGTGTTAAGTATGAAATAAAGCGCCCCTGGAGTGTTGGTCTGGAGTTCGGTACACGGTTTACGCGGAACGATTACCTGGACGGTCTGGGCGATTTGACATTTGGTAAGGCAGTTACCAAAACGTCGCAGGGAAATCCGGCTCTATCAGATAGTTATACCTATGCTGCTCTAACAGTGAGCTACACCTTTTACAAAATCGTTTGTCCGTAGCGAACGGATTTCTTTGTACATCGCTTAGCCTGCCTGCCCCCATAGATACATAAGTATAAGTAACCCAAGAATGAGCGCGACCCAGCTCATAATAGCTCGACTACCTGGCGTTGGGCCATCGCGTAACACCTTAACCCCAAGCGGTACCAGCGCTATGCAGAGACCAGTGGTAGCGATTACCGAGGCTACAGAACTGCCTTTGAGTACACCAAGCATTAGGGAAGACATCATGCCTAAGGCCAACGAGCGTAGTAGGCCGAGCGTGCCTGAGCGGTAAGCGCCGATGGCTAATATGATCCAGCCAAAGAGAATTGCTGCTGATAGGGTCGCAATGATATGGAAGGCCCCGTATGAGTTGGCAATGGCCTTTGTTGCCTGTTGCAGGCCCTGAATGTTCACTAATTGAAAAGCTAAATGATTAATACCGTAGTGAAAGGTGCGGGCAAATAGGCCTAGTATAACCAAGGTTCCGCCCCAGATTCCCCAGGCAGGTTCTTTATCGCCAATCAGTTTGGCGAGGGTAGCAATAGCGGGCCATAGTACTATGTTACCTGCCAGAAACAGGCTATAAGACGTAGTGAGTAGCACTGGATGTTCCTGGTAAGCTTTGAGCTGTTGAGGAAAGAAAAAGTCGAACTGTAGGCGGAGGAGTGTTCCAGCCAAAAGCAAAATCGGGCCAAGTAGTAACGTGGCTCCACCAACCCAGCGGCCCGGAAACCAGAAAGCTTCAATCTCAGTTGAATCCGTTTTTGTCGATGCCATCTCTTTTTAAAAACAAGATACTTGCAATAAACAGTACTGTGCAATGCATACTATGTAAGCGGGCCTATTTTTAAATAAATGGTAATCGATAGCCAGATATAAAAGCACTCGTTTTCGCTGAAATGATAAACAGCCTCATAGATTAAACACAAAAAGCATCGCTGTTAGTGGCGATGCTTTTTCGTATTACCCCCAACCCCCTGAAGGGGGCTTTGCTCGACTATTCTCAACTTAAGCCCCCTTCAGGGGGTTGGGGGTAATACGAAAAAGCTCATTGAAAGTGGTATTAAGTGACTTGTACTTGTTTCTTTTCTGAAGTCGACCGGGTCCCTTTGTTAGTTGGGCGACGTACGATGATGACGGCAATAGCCAGGGCAATCACGATAATTGCCCCTAAAACTGCACCCATCAATCGTTTCATTTCATGAAAAGGCAAGGTTATGTCCTGAGAAGCAAAGACCCGGTATTTAAGCAGGTCGATCTGCAGGCCGTTCATGTCCGATACGTCAAATGCTTGCTTGTAATGAATATCCTGCCCGTGTTTATGAACATCGATTTGAATCAACAGGGTTTGACTATCCTCGGAAATTCGCGCTTGCACGTTGGAGTAGGAGGGCTGAGCCTGTACCGTTAGGTTCAGGCTCAGCATCAGACCAATCAATAGGTGTTTCATGAGTAGATGGTTGTTTATGTTATTCACTTCGTAAACTCTTTACCGGATTCACGAGGGCGGCTTTTACCGTTTGGAAACTGACCGTTGCCAATGCAATCAGAACAGCCGCCAAGCCAACGCCTGCGAAAACCCATACGCTGATTGTGATGTGTTCCAGGTAATTATCCAGCCAGGTTTTCATTAAAAACCAGGCTAATGGCAAAGCAATCACCAGGGCAATGAGTACCAGTTTTACAAAGTCCTGCGATAACGTGATAATGATGTTGGCCAGACTGGCGCCCATCACTTTCCGAATCCCAATCTCTTTGGTTCGTTGTTCGATGATCATCATAGCCACGGCGAACAGACCTAAGCAGGAGAGTAAAATGGCAATGCTGGAGGCCAGACTACAGATACGCGACAGTTGCTCTTCATTCTGATACCAGGCATCGACGTTCTCATCCAGAAACGTGCCGATAAATTCTGACTGCGGAGCTACTTCTTTCCACACGTCTTTAAGCTTGTCCATTGTGCCCGCCAGGCTCTGCGGAGTAACGCGGACAAAAATGTACCGGATAGGCTCATCATGCGAAAGGTACATCGTAATGGGTTTGGCTTCGTCGGCCAGCGAATACAGGTGGAAATCGGGGACGACGCCAATAATCTGAGATTTTGTGTTCGACGAGTCGGCATCGTCGCCCATCAATACGCCTACCGGGTTAGGCTCGCCCATCATTTTGGCCATACTTGCCGTAATAATCACACGCTTCACAGAGTCAGTTGCATAGGTACGGTCGAAATCGCGGCCAGCTATTGGCTTAATGCTCAGGGTTTTCAGGTAATCGAAGTCGATTAATAGTAAATCGCTTGATACTTTTCTGCCTTTGTAGGTGAATCCCATAGTCGAGCGGGAACTGACGTGATCTTTGCCTCGTCCCAGATTGACTCCGGTACCACTTATAGCCAATATCGAAGGATCGTTAGCCAGTGTATTACGCAGGCGACCGAGCACCTGCCGACCATTCACCTGATTGCCAACCGGAATGCTGATAACCTGTTCTTTTTGGAAACCAAGTGGTCTTGTCCGCAGAAAATCCAATTGCTGCGACGCAATAATTGTGCAACAGGCCAGCAGGCTCGACATAACAAATTGTGTAACAATAAGCGAGTTGCGTATGGCACCGGGGCGTTTGATCGACAGTTTGCCTTTCAGCACTTCTACCGCATTGAACTTCGCCATTTGCCAGGCAGGATAGCCCCCTGCCACGAACGTGACTGCCACAAATACGCCCAGAATGACACCAATAAAACCCGGCTGAAGCATGT
Coding sequences:
- a CDS encoding CBS domain-containing protein → MLAAELIDPMLPALKPTDSVGQALDWMQEHRVGQLVLTDQGDYRGIVSEELLLDVADDERTIGNVMRLFEQTYVQEDQHLFEVLGLVVRHQMEVVAVLNEGQEFIGTIAVSELLKQFAQELGVQDVGAILILNMNERDYSLTEISRLIESNNVKVISSYFSSAAYGMPDRSRLTLKLNRRDISPVISTLERFGYQIEAAFANAPVESIDQERLDSLLRYLNT
- a CDS encoding NAD kinase; translation: MKIAIHGRNFPESARPYIQSMFEELARRQAELIISQGYREFLDNAGVAHYSQATYTVEEGVTDADFIFSLGGDGTLLDAVTHVGPREIPIIGINIGRLGFLATVAPASVRLMIDALFNDQYSIDERTLVSVRSSQDIFGSLPFGLNDFTITRTQTSSMITVHAYLDGEFLNSYWADGLIVSTPSGSTGYSLSCGGPVLLPHTGSLIITPISPHNLNVRPMIVMDTCQFTFEVESRSGNFLAALDSRSFTVDTSVRISLQKETFKARLVKLSDDNFLNTLRSKLNWGWDIRN
- a CDS encoding DUF6089 family protein, translated to MHRYRMNIARLIVAGLFISLSTQAQKIELGATLGGMLCKGDVNPALNPRLISPAIGGFFRYNATRSFSMRAGGSIGSFRGEDRFSSDPLHLARDYSYKTSIQELYIDFEYNFLNYKPLPKAKNWTPYIFGGIGLCRFNNDVIRAGGVVTYPLGIGVKYEIKRPWSVGLEFGTRFTRNDYLDGLGDLTFGKAVTKTSQGNPALSDSYTYAALTVSYTFYKIVCP
- a CDS encoding DUF6089 family protein; its protein translation is MNNYKQLVISAAAVWLLTGLLTESWAQRRPNTHFVPYSSVTFGGGTSTYFGDLAGYSHPFKSLFTLPRWNLGIGYTRQFTPNFAARATFTWARITGDDYTFGKSDPNKFAAQYARNLHFRNDLKEFAVTGIYNFIEDGRNSSVRAKFTPYVFGGLALVAHSPEARTPTASDTSNQYGARTWVKLQPLHTEGQGQPGYQKPYSLVTLAIPVGIGARYRLNENFNLGVEIGYRYTFTDYLDDVGGPYASPDALQGLAKTMSDRRLEPDASRVNVTRNPSVQDFRQTNPDQFTTTAMRGADGIFNDGYLLTTFSIQYIIPIKIKCPPTK